One window of Candidatus Binataceae bacterium genomic DNA carries:
- a CDS encoding DUF1214 domain-containing protein, translating to MKLGMMVSAALVGTALGFFATWLTVVRVAVPGGVENGSWRTDVAAGNPRGNPYTRARVALHGFLALNARETVYYTATHDGEGQRLDGRCVYEISGHDPDARWWSITAYGP from the coding sequence ATGAAATTGGGGATGATGGTTTCGGCTGCGCTGGTAGGAACGGCGCTGGGCTTCTTTGCTACCTGGCTTACGGTCGTGCGGGTCGCCGTGCCGGGCGGAGTGGAGAATGGTTCGTGGAGGACCGATGTTGCCGCCGGTAATCCGCGCGGCAACCCGTACACGCGCGCGAGGGTGGCGCTCCACGGATTTCTCGCGCTGAATGCTCGCGAGACGGTCTATTACACGGCAACCCACGACGGCGAAGGCCAGCGGCTCGACGGCCGCTGTGTGTACGAGATTTCAGGCCACGATCCCGATGCGCGGTGGTGGAGCATCACCGCGTATGGTCCCG
- a CDS encoding L,D-transpeptidase codes for MSLRSAYGAALVLALIAMDARVPQAGAELPPNATPVSLGHEVSGERFAYQVEEHDTSDSIASHFGEPALTLFPDGDEPKPGDTIIIDNRHVAAAALAEGIVINVPQRMLFVFQDGHLAGAWPVTVGRPDWRTPLGSYRIAALELNPTWHVPPAIRAEMEDDGIPTSTVVKPGPSNPLGQRWIGLDHGGIGIHGTNHPNSIFYFGSHGCIRLAPEAVSKLFHLVKHDEQVEIVYQPVTLAVLADGRIFMESDADPYEQGRPDLHALQAAARAAGIEGSINWSRASRALVMVDGIARRIDLGGEADSASGVEPAALAPSPGISKSE; via the coding sequence ATGAGTTTGCGTAGCGCATATGGAGCCGCCCTGGTGCTCGCGCTCATAGCTATGGATGCGCGGGTGCCACAGGCGGGCGCCGAGCTTCCACCCAACGCAACCCCCGTAAGCCTGGGGCACGAAGTTTCCGGGGAGCGATTCGCTTATCAGGTAGAAGAGCACGACACCTCCGATTCGATTGCGTCGCACTTCGGCGAGCCCGCGCTCACCCTGTTCCCGGATGGAGACGAACCGAAGCCAGGGGACACGATTATCATTGATAACCGCCACGTGGCGGCAGCAGCACTCGCTGAGGGCATAGTGATCAACGTTCCGCAGCGAATGCTGTTTGTGTTTCAGGACGGCCATCTCGCGGGGGCGTGGCCGGTCACGGTGGGGCGCCCCGATTGGCGGACACCGCTCGGCAGCTATCGGATCGCGGCGCTTGAGCTGAATCCGACCTGGCATGTCCCGCCCGCGATTCGCGCCGAAATGGAGGACGACGGGATCCCGACTTCGACGGTGGTGAAGCCGGGACCCTCCAATCCGCTTGGCCAACGCTGGATCGGGCTTGATCACGGAGGCATCGGGATCCACGGTACCAATCACCCGAATAGTATCTTCTACTTCGGCTCGCACGGCTGTATCCGCCTTGCACCCGAGGCGGTAAGCAAGTTGTTTCACTTGGTGAAACACGACGAGCAGGTCGAAATAGTTTATCAGCCCGTAACCCTCGCGGTACTCGCGGACGGCCGCATCTTCATGGAATCGGACGCCGATCCTTATGAGCAAGGACGGCCCGATCTCCACGCGCTCCAAGCGGCGGCACGCGCAGCCGGAATCGAAGGATCGATAAATTGGTCGCGCGCCTCGCGCGCGTTGGTGATGGTCGATGGTATCGCGCGCCGTATCGATCTTGGAGGGGAGGCTGATTCGGCATCCGGCGTCGAACCCGCAGCGCTGGCGCCATCACCCGGAATCAGCAAGTCTGAATAA
- a CDS encoding adenylate/guanylate cyclase domain-containing protein, whose product MEPGWRWSRDVGPIAQTRSCQIHHQGVVLRGRLRIEPDAGEVYEIGVDDVYDILPGHDGLVVGDEPFEAIEFASARLFAAPADGDRVLAALLCTDIVDSTAHLRRLGDSAWHELLLEHNQQARSEFNRFRGREIQTTGDGFLAMFDGPARAVRCARAIGQSVAGLGLAVRAGVHTGEVELIGENIRGLAVHETARIAGVAKGGEVLVSATTRHLLTGSGLSFESAGIHELKGLAESELFRLADSG is encoded by the coding sequence ATGGAGCCAGGCTGGCGCTGGTCTCGCGATGTCGGTCCGATCGCGCAGACCCGCTCCTGCCAAATTCATCACCAGGGCGTGGTTCTCAGGGGACGACTTCGCATCGAGCCCGACGCGGGCGAGGTATACGAAATCGGGGTCGACGACGTCTATGATATTCTCCCCGGTCACGATGGATTGGTAGTCGGCGACGAACCCTTCGAGGCAATCGAGTTCGCGAGTGCGCGGCTTTTTGCTGCGCCCGCCGACGGGGATCGCGTGCTCGCCGCGCTGCTCTGCACGGATATTGTGGATTCGACCGCGCATCTAAGGCGCCTGGGCGACTCCGCCTGGCACGAGCTGCTCCTCGAGCACAACCAGCAGGCGCGGAGCGAGTTCAACCGCTTTCGCGGGCGCGAGATACAAACCACCGGCGATGGATTTCTTGCCATGTTCGACGGTCCCGCCCGGGCGGTTCGCTGCGCCCGCGCAATTGGGCAGTCAGTCGCCGGGCTGGGGCTCGCGGTTCGCGCTGGGGTTCACACCGGAGAGGTAGAATTGATTGGCGAGAACATCCGAGGTCTCGCCGTTCACGAAACTGCGCGTATCGCGGGAGTTGCGAAGGGAGGCGAGGTACTGGTTTCAGCCACCACCAGGCACTTGCTTACCGGTTCCGGACTCTCGTTCGAATCGGCCGGAATCCATGAACTCAAAGGCCTTGCCGAGAGCGAGTTATTCAGACTTGCTGATTCCGGGTGA